The following coding sequences lie in one Arachis stenosperma cultivar V10309 chromosome 5, arast.V10309.gnm1.PFL2, whole genome shotgun sequence genomic window:
- the LOC130982678 gene encoding probable membrane-associated kinase regulator 2, translating into MEAFSLLKYWRGGGAPLPSPSTATAAAAATTTILRPHHNATDSDDDDDDDADGPFFDLEFAVPDEVDDPEHSHEDPNATINKHSDQEEEDEEEDDDDNIEECEREFKFTLSPSSNDRGDDPNLSLSPSDDLFFKGKLVQVDPSSSEPNSKPPPPQFTASLFKSATKLRVFRLGGLNKKPKDSNNGASSDSVPRETESQQQKKQQPSERKHFTVKFKVEEVKIMSLFSRDNSSRGNNKKHSNSNSHSHSHNPEESPSSSSEEKRSSKEVMNKYLKMVKPLYIRVSRRYGDKLGFSGHLSLSSAADKPAPPPRDTPEKKGSPSKAAAESDAGENRETNTKTEKQGNNVHGGGLRVVCKRLGKSRSASSAAVAAAPAASVSSKRRDDSLLQQQDGIQGAIMHCKRSFNASRSESECCGVREEVAMAMASALEASRKSTNEGKDKTR; encoded by the exons ATGGAAGCTTTTAGTTTGCTCAAGTACTGGCGAGGTGGTGGCGCACCCCTTCCATCTCCCTCTACCGCCACCGCCGCCGCCGCTGCCACTACCACCATTCTCCGTCCGCACCATAATGCAACTGACAGCGACGACGATGACGACGACGACGCGGACGGTCCATTCTTTGACTTAGAGTTCGCTGTTCCCGATGAAGTTGATGACCCCGAACATTCTCATGAAGACCCCAACGCCACCATTAATAAGCACTCTGaccaagaagaggaagatgaagaagaagacgacgACGACAACATTGAAGAATGCGAGAGAGAGTTCAAGTTTACGCTGTCTCCTTCAAGCAACGATCGAGGCGATGATCCCaacctttctctctctccttccgACGATCTCTTCTTCAAAGGAAAGCTGGTGCAGGTGGACCCTTCCTCCTCCGAACCAAACTCCAAGCCTCCTCCTCCTCAGTTCACGGCCTCCTTGTTCAAATCCGCCACCAAATTACGCGTCTTCAGGTTGGGAGGCCTCAACAAGAAACCCAAGGACTCCAACAATGGCGCCTCCTCCGACTCCGTTCCCAGAGAGACAGAGTCACAGCAGCAGAAGAAGCAGCAACCGTCGGAGAGAAAGCACTTCACGGTGAAGTTCAAAGTTGAAGAGGTGAAAATCATGTCTCTTTTCAGCAGAGATAACAGTTCCAGAGGTAACAACAAGAAGCACTCGAACTCGAACTCGCACTCGCACTCGCACAACCCGGAGGAGTCACCTTCTTCCTCTTCGGAAGAGAAGCGTTCTTCAAAGGAAGTCATGAACAAGTATCTCAAGATGGTGAAGCCACTCTACATTAGAGTCTCTCGTAGATACGGTGATAAACTTGGCTTCTCCGGCCACCTCAGCTTGAGTTCTGCTGCTGATAAACCTGCTCCGCCGCCGAGAGACACGCCGGAGAAGAAAGGATCTCCGTCTAAGGCGGCAGCGGAATCCGATGCCGGCGAGAACAGAGAAACCAACACGAAGACCGAGAAGCAGGGGAATAATGTGCATGGAGGAGGGCTTAGAGTAGTGTGCAAGCGTTTGGGAAAGAGTCGTTCGGCGTCGTCGGCGGCCGTAGCCGCTGCTCCGGCAGCTTCGGTGTCTTCGAAACGGCGTGATGATTCTCTTTTACAGCAACAGGACGGGATTCAAGGCGCCATTATGCACTGCAAGAGATCCTTCAACGCTTCAAGATCAG AAAGCGAGTGTTGTGGTGTGAGGGAGGAAGTGGCAATGGCAATGGCCTCCGCCTTGGAAGCTTCAAGGAAGTCTACGAATGAAGGCAAGGACAAAACTCGTTGA